Below is a genomic region from Armatimonadota bacterium.
GTCGCAGTCGAGAAGACTAAGGACCGTGCATGCGAACTCTCGGTCTACCGTTGGGACGGCTTCGGGTTGACAGGCGAATGGGCGGGCGCGAGGGCCGCATCTCTTTCCGATCTTCAGGTCACCGAGGATGACGCGATACGCGTGCGGGCAGGCTCGTCGGTTCGCGAGTATGTCTGGAGCAACAACATCTTGCAGTCGAGGGAGGCGCTTCGATGAAAAAGAAGTACAGGTATCTACTGCTCGCTCTGCTGATGGTGGGAGTGTGCGTGACTGCCTTCGCGGTGTTCTACTTCAGGGGACGGCAGGAGGCCGGATCGCTCGTTCTCGACAAGCCGCCGTCCGCCATCCCAATCGCGCAGATCGTGAAGGCGCCCGCCAAAGGGTTCGACGTTGCCTACTCTCCGGTTACTGTGAAGGCCGCCGTCGCTCCGTACACTGTGAATGCGGATCTCGGCAACGTGGTCAATCTCAAGGAGTTCGGCAAATTCGCCCCTGAACACAAAGCCCTGCTCGCGAAGAACGCATTTGTCGCGCGTCCGACCGATGAGCAGCAGCTCTTCTTCGTCTACGAGAAGAACGAGTACGACAACCTGCCGAGCTTCGTCACGACTGACAGCGTTCTGCAGGTCTACCACATCTTCTACGATTTCACCCTGCGAAGCGTCGAGACCTCGAAGTTGTATGCCGTCCTCGACGATCTGACATCGGCGCTCCTGCGGGAGAGTGCTACCGTCGCCGTGAAGATGAGCGACCCCGATTGGAAGAAGGCGGCTTCCGACAATCAGGTCTACTTCGCTGTTACCGCGAAGCTCATGGGGCAGACCGTCAAGCTTCCCGCTCCGGGCCAGCGGCAGATACTCGCTAAGGAACTCGACCTCATCGCAGAGGCGCCGGGCCGCACCGACTCCGCGCTGTTTCCGTGGCAGCCGGACTACTCGCAGTTCATCCCGCGCGGCCACTACACCCGAAGCGACAAGTTGAAGAAGTACTTCCGCTCGATGATGTGGTACGGTTTCATGCCCTTCCCGGTCATCTGGCCGGTGCGCACTGCGAACCATGAGACCGGAGAGTTTATCGGCGAGCCCGCGTGGCCTCAGATTCGCCAGGCGCTGCTGATCACAAAGATGTTGTACGAGACCAAGGTTGACGGGAAGCCCGCTGTCGAGGCGTGGGACCGAATATACGAGCCGACCGCCTTCTACGTCGGCAAGGCGGACGATCTGACGCCGTACCAGTACAAGTCCGTAATGGACACGGTCTACGGTCCCAACGTGACCTATGCGAAACTCCAGGACAAGGCGAAACTGAAGCAGGTCTACGATGAGCTGATGAAACTGCCGTATCCGCAGATAGACGTTCGGCTGTTCGATATCCGTCGAAGCGTCGGCAAGATGCCGCTCGGCCGGCAGTTCAAGTTCATGGGCCAGCGTTACATCGCGGACAGC
It encodes:
- a CDS encoding DUF3160 domain-containing protein, producing the protein MKKKYRYLLLALLMVGVCVTAFAVFYFRGRQEAGSLVLDKPPSAIPIAQIVKAPAKGFDVAYSPVTVKAAVAPYTVNADLGNVVNLKEFGKFAPEHKALLAKNAFVARPTDEQQLFFVYEKNEYDNLPSFVTTDSVLQVYHIFYDFTLRSVETSKLYAVLDDLTSALLRESATVAVKMSDPDWKKAASDNQVYFAVTAKLMGQTVKLPAPGQRQILAKELDLIAEAPGRTDSALFPWQPDYSQFIPRGHYTRSDKLKKYFRSMMWYGFMPFPVIWPVRTANHETGEFIGEPAWPQIRQALLITKMLYETKVDGKPAVEAWDRIYEPTAFYVGKADDLTPYQYKSVMDTVYGPNVTYAKLQDKAKLKQVYDELMKLPYPQIDVRLFDIRRSVGKMPLGRQFKFMGQRYIADSEILQKLSYWPKRPFPRGLDVLAVLGSDRAADILDNFYKEPTHWDKYLPRRIELRERFDETPGSVWRSNLYWGWLWTLDSLLDPFGKGYPSFMAGQAWQDKSLYTALASWAELRHDTILYGKQSGAELGGDGDDRPMPKGYVEPNVEFYNRLIWLTRASRAGLKTRNLVTDEIAAKFTDFENLLTFLRDVSVKELTNKALTEEEYYRIKIYGAELERLTLSVMEGQPSDWYSITSETDKNMAVIADVHTSQRSCLEEGVGHANEIFVVVPIEGKLYLTRGAMFSYYEFVHPSADRLTDEKWQKMLKEKKAPPPPDWIKSFLPGNTKEIPLPRNVP